In Enoplosus armatus isolate fEnoArm2 chromosome 16, fEnoArm2.hap1, whole genome shotgun sequence, the genomic window acaacaacaataataatagtaaatcACTTTCCATTATTTGTTCTGcgactttttttcattttctggttTTTTGGTTGAAGCACAGCAAGTTGGAAAGTTACTGTAAAAAGTTCCcacctcaccatcatcatcactaccaccaccatcatcaccaccatcatcatcatcacctttttAAAGCAACTCTGCCTCTGAGTCGCTGACACGCCCACCCCTAAGGCCactccctcttccttttccttcgCTGCTCCCTCTCATGACCAATCAGCTGTGGCCGTGGGTGGGCCTCCTCACTCTGCATGTCCAGTGGTTGCAGTGGCTGCTATTGCATGCGGTCGGCTTGCAGCTGCTGAGGCTGGTACTGACCGAAGGCTGCGGCTGCAGCGGCGGCTGAGCCCGGGGCAGCGGTGGCTAAAGGCTGCTGGACCGCATAGCCGTAGCCGGCGGTAGCCACGTAGCCTGCGGCAGCAGGGGATGCAGCGTAAGGATACTGCTCATatgcagcggcggcagcagcactggctgcagctgcagaataCTGCGCGTAGGCGGCTCCGGTGTAGTCGATGTAGGGGGAGGAAGCGGTGGCAGGTGCAGCGGCTGCAGGTTGCACATGAGGGATGACCACACTAGGCTGAACGAAGGCCTGAGGGTACACATAGTGGGCCGGgatgctgtgaaacaaacatATGACAGGTTAGTTTGATTCACCCAGTCTGAGAGTAATAGCACCCACCCTAAAACCCAAACCCAACTCCATCACACTGCGGCCAAGCGCCCTcccaccacccaccacccaGCCCCAGTCCAATCCACCAGTCAAGAACACCAAGGAAATGCCTGCTAGTAGGGATTAGAACAATATAGGGTTGCCAAAATAGAAATCTCTCTGTGAAAAGAAGACTGGAAGGTGAGGAAAACTTTGAGGTGTTT contains:
- the rbm24a gene encoding RNA-binding protein 24 isoform X2 → MHTTQKDTTYTKIFVGGLPYHTTDSSLRKYFEVFGEIEEAVVITDRQTGKSRGYGFVTMADRSAADRACKDPNPIIDGRKANVNLAYLGAKPRVMQPGFTFGVPQIHPAFIQRPYGIPAHYVYPQAFVQPSVVIPHVQPAAAAPATASSPYIDYTGAAYAQYSAAAASAAAAAAYEQYPYAASPAAAGYVATAGYGYAVQQPLATAAPGSAAAAAAAFGQYQPQQLQADRMQ